The Polymorphobacter megasporae genomic sequence GGTGTGGCCGAAGTCCGACATGGCCGACAAGGAGATCTGCCAGCAGTTCGGCAGCTCGACCGGCGTGTTCTCCGACATGGCGGCGTCGATGGCTGGCTGCGGCAACGGCGGTTCGCGGACGTCGACCCTGACCTCGGCGGCGGCTGATCCGCAGTTCAAGGATGCCGCGGCGATGAGCGTCCCGATCAACTTCACCTGGCACATGATGAAGAAGTCGGACTTCTTTGCGCCGGGCGGAACGATGGATACGAGTTTAGCCCAATACGTGATGACGATGGTCGGCACGATCATCTATGTGCCGGCAACCGACGGCAACCCGGGCGTCTACAATACAATTCCCGGCGACGTCTCGACGACGCTGGTGACCGCGCTTCTCGACGGCACCGACGCCACTGGGGCGGTCAAGGTGTGGACCTGCGATACGGCCGACCCGTGCACGGCGCCGACGCTGCAGCCGACGACGATCGCGGCGGCAAAGGCGATCCGCTACCGGGTAAAGGCGCTGATCGACGGCATGGCGGCAAACATGGCGAGCGACACGGCGCTGACCGCACAGCAGATCGCGCTGCTCCAGGTCGCATCATTGCCGCTCTACAAGATCCTCGCGGTTCAGGCGGCTGCCGGGCGGGGTGCGGGCATCGAAAGCTCGGACACGCTTGCCGAGATCACCTCGGTCGACCTGCTGACCTCGATCCTCGACCAGCTGATGGCCGAAGTCGGCAAGACCCGGGCGACGCTCACGGCTGCTGACGCGGTCAAGGCCGAGGCGTGGCAGGCGAACTTCGTCGCGACGCGGACCGCGCTCGCCGAGCGTCAGGCGAACACCCAGGCCAAGGTCTCGGCGCTGATGCAGATTATTCAGAAGACCGCGTTCCTCGAATCGACGCTCGCC encodes the following:
- a CDS encoding conjugal transfer protein TraH, which codes for MDAPRWFMIALEASLKRAGRGLVTLYLALCPICNLARLLIWLRTKISLRSLPRLFGRAAGHGSAALFVLAAANLLVVPLLTSPARADVAGAMDGYFNDMGAAANVTGPSAYQGQEAGYYSAGNIWTRFPQKNTSLMNLQLPHASAGCGGIDIFAGSFSFINSSQLISLMKSIANNAVGFAFKLAIDTVCPECSKVMEEMKQTAQLMNNQAINSCQMAAGLVGSVWPKSDMADKEICQQFGSSTGVFSDMAASMAGCGNGGSRTSTLTSAAADPQFKDAAAMSVPINFTWHMMKKSDFFAPGGTMDTSLAQYVMTMVGTIIYVPATDGNPGVYNTIPGDVSTTLVTALLDGTDATGAVKVWTCDTADPCTAPTLQPTTIAAAKAIRYRVKALIDGMAANMASDTALTAQQIALLQVASLPLYKILAVQAAAGRGAGIESSDTLAEITSVDLLTSILDQLMAEVGKTRATLTAADAVKAEAWQANFVATRTALAERQANTQAKVSALMQIIQKTAFLESTLAAQMSPTMTATLDWSRSVGSHGLN